The proteins below are encoded in one region of Rhipicephalus microplus isolate Deutch F79 unplaced genomic scaffold, USDA_Rmic scaffold_50, whole genome shotgun sequence:
- the LOC142788265 gene encoding heterogeneous nuclear ribonucleoprotein C-like 2: MTCVGDQTNSTDPAAVNPRIFVGNLNTHVVSKEDVERLFKRCGRIIGLSKHKGYAFVQYTDAYDARNALGSPVKRARTEPLAFRPASAISGGNKGVANKKLRTYAEPDILICGNCREVFPSLQKLLDYKRHRCRLCFTCRCHVVRLFPAESSPVIQLPVCIQCLALCGSWWELTCHFEDTY, encoded by the exons ATGACGTGCGTGGGTGACCAGACCAACAGTACGGACCCGGCAGCGGTCAACCCACGCATCTTCGTCGGCAACCTAAACACACACGTAGTGTCCAAAGAGGACGTGGAGCGGCTCTTCAAGCGCTGCGGCCGCATCATCGGCCTCTCTAAGCACAAGGGCTACGCCTTCGTCCAGTACACTGACGCATACGACGCACGCAACGCG CTGGGCTCGCCCGTGAAGCGCGCCCGCACCGAGCCGCTCGCATTCCGGCCAGCCAGCGCCATCAGTGGCGGCAACAAGGGCGTCGCCAATAAGAAACTGCGCACGTATGCCGAGCCGGACATCCTCATCTGCGGCAACTGTCGGGAGGTATTTCCGAGCCTGCAGAAGCTGCTCGACTACAAGCGCCACCGCTGCCGACTGTGCTTCACCTGCCGCTGCCACGTGGTCCGGCTCTTTCCGGCCGAGTCGTCGCCCGTCATTCAGTTGCCTGTCTGCATTCAGTGCCTGGCGCTCTGCGGAAGTTGGTGGGAGCTGACCTGCCACTTTGAGGACACTTATTAG